The following proteins are encoded in a genomic region of Micromonospora olivasterospora:
- a CDS encoding LacI family DNA-binding transcriptional regulator, with product MTAPSRRVTQRDIARLAGVSQATVSLVLNNRADADIRIAPETRDRVLRAIAETGYAADPVARRLASRFNRIIGVFTYEPAFPSGSRDFFHPFLLGIEEYAERVGCDLLLFTSAPVVDGRRRVFHHDNRLRLADGCILLGREIDGAELHRLNRDGYPYVAVGRRDDAGGPVPYVGADYATGVARLVELALRRGHRRLAYVGMGMSAESSADRRRGYLAAAAPAESARQLAAVAENADPGLDELLADGATVAFVEDFATAVAMEAAARRRGLTVPGDLSIVTLGDPTLAVPTDITFTGIRIPREEMGRQAVEVLTGVIDGSAAGLQQRLLPCEFVEGDTLGTPGPAVDRR from the coding sequence GTGACCGCTCCCTCCAGACGCGTCACTCAACGTGACATCGCGCGGTTGGCCGGTGTCAGTCAGGCAACCGTGTCGCTGGTGCTGAACAACAGGGCCGATGCCGATATCCGCATCGCCCCGGAGACCCGGGACCGGGTGCTGCGGGCCATCGCCGAGACCGGATACGCGGCCGACCCCGTGGCCCGCCGCCTCGCCTCGCGGTTCAACCGGATCATCGGCGTCTTCACGTACGAGCCCGCGTTCCCCAGCGGCAGCCGCGACTTCTTCCACCCGTTCCTGCTCGGCATCGAGGAGTACGCCGAGCGGGTCGGCTGCGACCTGCTGCTGTTCACCAGCGCACCGGTGGTGGACGGCCGGCGGCGCGTCTTCCACCACGACAACCGGCTGCGCCTGGCCGACGGGTGCATCCTGCTCGGCCGCGAGATCGACGGCGCGGAACTGCACCGGCTCAACCGCGACGGATATCCGTACGTCGCGGTGGGGCGCCGCGACGACGCCGGTGGACCGGTCCCCTACGTCGGCGCCGACTACGCCACCGGGGTGGCCCGGCTCGTCGAGCTGGCGCTGCGGCGCGGTCACCGACGCCTGGCGTACGTGGGCATGGGCATGTCCGCCGAGTCCTCGGCGGACCGCCGCCGCGGCTACCTGGCCGCCGCGGCGCCCGCGGAGAGCGCCCGCCAACTGGCCGCGGTCGCCGAGAACGCCGACCCGGGTCTCGACGAACTGCTGGCCGACGGGGCCACCGTCGCCTTCGTGGAGGACTTCGCCACGGCGGTGGCGATGGAGGCCGCCGCCCGGCGGCGCGGGCTGACCGTGCCCGGCGACCTGTCGATCGTGACCCTCGGCGACCCGACGCTCGCGGTCCCCACCGACATCACGTTCACCGGGATCCGCATCCCGCGCGAGGAGATGGGTCGGCAGGCGGTCGAGGTGTTGACCGGCGTGATCGACGGCAGCGCGGCCGGCCTTCAGCAGCGCCTTCTCCCCTGCGAATTCGTCGAGGGCGACACCCTCGGCACCCCTGGTCCGGCGGTCGACCGCCGCTGA
- a CDS encoding FAD-dependent oxidoreductase → MRADVLVVGGGLGGVAAALAAARAGRSVILTEEFDWLGGQLTSQAVPPDEHSWIEQFGATASYRALRNGIRDYYRRHYPLTERSRAWTDLNPGAGWVSRLCHEPRVAVAVLEGILAPYRGAGRLTVLQPYRPVAAETDGDRVTGVTLAHRDRDDRIDVVAPYILDATETGELLPLTGTEYVTGFESQAETGEPSAPAEAQPLNMQAVSVCFALDHADGDHTIDRPAGYDFWRDYKPDFWGDRLLSWRSPHPRTLEIVERSFTPNPDDDPLSVNADQRVNPGDGNLWTFRRIAARRNFTDGAYGSDITLVNWPMIDYFEGPVIDVPNASWHLTKARELSYSVLYWLQTEAPRPDGGTGFPGLRLRGDVTGSPDGLAQAPYIRESRRIRAEYTVVEQDLSLAVRGEHGAVHYPDSVGVGMYRIDLHPSTGGDNYIDVGSCPFEIPLGALIPQRMENLLPAGKNIGTTHITNGSYRLHPVEWNVGEVAGLLADFCLTRGESPRAVRGTPRLLAEFTDHISAAGVERRWPQIVGY, encoded by the coding sequence ATGCGTGCGGACGTCCTCGTCGTCGGGGGCGGACTGGGCGGGGTCGCCGCGGCGCTCGCCGCGGCCCGGGCCGGCCGGTCCGTCATCCTGACCGAGGAGTTCGACTGGCTCGGCGGGCAGCTCACCAGCCAGGCCGTACCGCCGGACGAGCACTCCTGGATCGAACAGTTCGGCGCCACCGCCAGCTACCGGGCCCTGCGCAACGGCATCCGCGACTACTACCGTCGCCACTACCCGCTGACCGAGCGCTCCCGGGCGTGGACCGACCTCAACCCGGGTGCCGGCTGGGTGAGCCGGCTCTGCCACGAGCCCCGGGTGGCCGTCGCCGTCCTCGAGGGGATACTCGCGCCGTACCGGGGGGCGGGGCGGCTGACCGTGCTGCAGCCGTACCGGCCGGTCGCCGCCGAGACCGATGGGGACCGGGTCACCGGGGTCACCCTCGCGCACCGGGACCGGGACGACCGCATCGACGTCGTCGCACCCTACATCCTGGACGCCACCGAGACCGGGGAGCTGCTGCCGCTGACCGGCACCGAGTACGTCACCGGGTTCGAGTCGCAGGCCGAGACCGGCGAGCCGAGCGCGCCGGCCGAGGCGCAGCCGCTGAACATGCAGGCCGTGTCGGTCTGCTTCGCCCTCGACCACGCCGACGGCGACCACACCATCGACCGGCCCGCCGGGTACGACTTCTGGCGCGACTACAAGCCGGACTTCTGGGGCGACCGGCTGCTGTCCTGGCGGTCGCCGCACCCGCGCACGCTGGAGATCGTCGAGCGCAGCTTCACCCCCAACCCGGACGACGACCCGTTGAGCGTCAACGCCGACCAGCGGGTCAACCCCGGTGACGGCAACCTGTGGACGTTCCGGCGGATCGCCGCGCGGCGCAACTTCACCGACGGGGCGTACGGCAGCGACATCACGCTGGTCAACTGGCCGATGATCGACTACTTCGAGGGGCCGGTCATCGACGTGCCCAACGCGTCGTGGCACCTGACCAAGGCCCGCGAGTTGTCGTACTCGGTGCTGTACTGGCTGCAGACTGAGGCGCCCCGGCCGGACGGCGGGACCGGTTTTCCCGGCCTGCGGCTGCGCGGCGACGTCACCGGCAGCCCGGACGGGCTGGCGCAGGCCCCCTACATCCGGGAGTCCCGCCGCATCCGGGCCGAGTACACGGTGGTGGAGCAGGATCTCTCCCTCGCGGTACGGGGTGAGCACGGCGCGGTGCACTACCCCGACTCGGTCGGCGTGGGGATGTACCGCATCGACCTGCACCCGTCCACCGGCGGCGACAACTACATCGACGTCGGCTCCTGCCCCTTCGAGATCCCGCTCGGTGCGCTGATCCCGCAGCGGATGGAGAACCTGCTGCCGGCCGGCAAGAACATCGGCACCACGCACATCACCAACGGCAGCTACCGGCTGCACCCCGTCGAGTGGAACGTCGGCGAGGTCGCCGGCCTGCTCGCCGACTTCTGTCTGACGCGGGGCGAGTCCCCGCGTGCGGTCCGCGGCACCCCCCGCCTGCTGGCCGAGTTCACCGACCACATCTCGGCCGCCGGCGTGGAACGCCGCTGGCCGCAGATCGTGGGCTACTGA
- a CDS encoding ABC transporter substrate-binding protein: MKTGKGLAVVAAALAGVVALSACGGGEAKDTGPASLRMTVWSANEAHLKLFNEIADEYRKSHPNVAEIKFDPIPFETYTTTLTTQIAGGNAPDLAWVLENSAPDFVASGALLPLDDTIKKAEGYRYDDLSPATLKLWQNDGKLYAYPFSTSPFGVFVNTDLIKKAGQKTPAELMAAGQWNWENALATASATQQATGKAGLVIRDFDYKTWDNLASFWTGWGAQAWSADGKSCGFASPEMVEAMTTLHKAIFTAKALPGPGTTADFFAGDAAMTITQISRASLLKDDGFAWDLVPLPAGPKGPYSVIGQAGLGVMKKSRHADVAADFLAFFTNPTNSAKLAQFFPPPRQSLLTAENLAKTNPKLKPEQLQKVVIEGITNGVVKPTHAGQAELSQQVRAGLDPLWKPDADVKAVLDGVCAKIQPLLAK, encoded by the coding sequence GTGAAAACAGGAAAGGGTCTGGCCGTCGTCGCCGCGGCGCTGGCCGGCGTCGTCGCCCTGTCCGCCTGCGGCGGCGGCGAGGCGAAGGACACGGGCCCGGCCAGTCTGCGGATGACCGTCTGGTCGGCCAACGAGGCGCACCTGAAGCTGTTCAACGAGATCGCCGACGAGTACCGCAAGAGCCACCCGAACGTCGCCGAGATCAAGTTCGACCCCATCCCGTTCGAGACCTACACCACCACCCTGACCACCCAGATCGCCGGCGGGAACGCACCCGACCTGGCGTGGGTGTTGGAGAACTCCGCGCCCGACTTCGTGGCCTCGGGAGCGCTGCTGCCGCTCGACGACACGATCAAGAAGGCCGAGGGCTACCGGTACGACGACCTCTCCCCGGCCACCCTCAAGCTCTGGCAGAACGACGGCAAGCTGTACGCCTACCCGTTCTCCACCTCGCCCTTCGGCGTGTTCGTCAACACCGACCTGATCAAGAAGGCCGGGCAGAAGACCCCGGCCGAGCTGATGGCGGCCGGGCAGTGGAACTGGGAGAACGCGCTGGCGACCGCCAGCGCCACGCAGCAGGCCACCGGCAAGGCCGGCCTGGTGATCCGGGACTTCGACTACAAGACCTGGGACAACCTGGCGAGCTTCTGGACGGGCTGGGGCGCCCAGGCCTGGAGCGCGGACGGCAAGAGCTGCGGCTTCGCCAGCCCGGAGATGGTCGAGGCGATGACCACGCTGCACAAGGCCATCTTCACCGCGAAGGCGCTGCCCGGCCCGGGCACCACCGCCGACTTCTTCGCCGGTGACGCCGCCATGACGATCACCCAGATCTCCCGCGCCTCGCTGCTGAAGGACGACGGTTTCGCCTGGGACCTGGTCCCCCTGCCGGCGGGCCCGAAGGGACCGTACTCGGTGATCGGTCAGGCCGGCCTCGGGGTGATGAAGAAGAGCCGGCACGCCGACGTCGCCGCCGACTTCCTCGCGTTCTTCACCAACCCCACCAACTCCGCCAAGCTCGCCCAGTTCTTCCCGCCGCCGCGGCAGTCGCTGCTGACCGCGGAGAACCTCGCCAAGACGAACCCGAAGCTCAAGCCGGAACAGCTGCAGAAGGTCGTCATCGAGGGCATCACCAACGGTGTCGTCAAGCCCACCCACGCGGGACAGGCCGAGCTGAGCCAGCAGGTTCGCGCCGGGCTCGACCCGCTCTGGAAGCCGGACGCGGACGTCAAGGCCGTCCTGGACGGGGTCTGCGCGAAGATCCAACCGCTGCTGGCGAAGTAG
- a CDS encoding carbohydrate ABC transporter permease, whose translation MTRTDTRVGPVEARPALGPARPFWTSRRRDQLTGYLFVTPQLLGSVVFVILPLILVVWYSLHEWNVLAGTFDFVGTDNYRALAADPNLGAVLRATGLFSVGLVVLNLGLALLLAVLLNQKLRGTILFRTVFFSPVVVSLVAWTIVWGFLLQDNGGVNGLLDTMGVDGPNWLRGEGTAMLSVIVVQAFKNVGLNMVLFLAALQGVPAELYEAAEMDGASRMRQFRRITVPLISPTILLTSIITVVGSLQVFAQIAVLTQGGPGASTTVLVYYLYQQAFQFHHFGYGATLSIMLFVIVLALTVLQWQMRKRWVFHES comes from the coding sequence ATGACCCGTACGGACACCAGGGTGGGCCCGGTCGAGGCCCGGCCCGCCCTGGGCCCGGCGCGGCCGTTCTGGACCAGCCGCCGCCGGGATCAGCTCACCGGTTACCTCTTCGTCACCCCGCAACTGCTCGGCAGCGTCGTGTTCGTGATCCTGCCGCTGATCCTCGTGGTCTGGTACAGCCTGCACGAGTGGAACGTGCTGGCCGGGACGTTCGACTTTGTCGGCACGGACAACTACCGGGCGCTCGCCGCGGATCCCAACCTCGGCGCGGTGCTGCGGGCCACCGGGCTGTTCTCCGTCGGGCTGGTGGTGTTGAACCTCGGGCTGGCGTTGCTGCTGGCCGTCCTGCTCAACCAGAAACTGCGGGGCACCATCCTGTTCCGCACGGTCTTCTTCTCCCCCGTGGTGGTCTCGCTGGTGGCCTGGACCATCGTGTGGGGCTTCCTGTTGCAGGACAACGGCGGCGTGAACGGCCTGCTCGACACGATGGGCGTGGACGGGCCGAACTGGCTGCGCGGCGAGGGCACGGCGATGCTGTCGGTGATCGTCGTGCAGGCGTTCAAGAACGTCGGCCTGAACATGGTGCTGTTCCTGGCCGCCCTGCAGGGCGTGCCGGCGGAGCTGTACGAGGCCGCGGAGATGGACGGGGCGAGCCGGATGCGCCAGTTCCGGCGGATCACCGTACCGCTGATCAGCCCGACCATCCTGCTCACGTCGATCATCACCGTGGTCGGGTCGTTGCAGGTCTTCGCGCAGATCGCGGTGCTGACCCAGGGCGGGCCCGGCGCCTCGACGACCGTGCTCGTCTACTACCTCTACCAGCAGGCGTTCCAGTTCCACCACTTCGGCTACGGCGCCACGCTGTCGATCATGCTGTTCGTCATTGTGCTCGCGCTCACCGTGCTGCAGTGGCAGATGCGCAAGAGATGGGTCTTCCATGAGTCGTGA
- a CDS encoding carbohydrate ABC transporter permease: MSRDLSRRAKLAFYGALLVLAIPFVFPTWWMVTSSLKPVADIFAFPPQLLPVNPRLDAYRRVFELQPFGQQYVNSLYIALVVTVGTLAVSALAGYAFARIRFRGQNLLFLVVLAGLLIPSEVTIVPLFQMFFKLGLIDTHWPLIVVPIFGAPSVLATFIMRQFFISLPDELEEAARVDGLGRFATFWRIALPLSRPALGAVAIFTFLHSWNLYLEPIVFLSSPEKFTLPQALTQFVDAYGGPMWDVQLAAASMTALPVLVVFVIAQKQFVEGLAHTGLKG, encoded by the coding sequence ATGAGTCGTGACCTGTCGCGACGGGCCAAGCTGGCGTTCTACGGGGCGCTGCTGGTCCTGGCGATCCCGTTCGTGTTCCCGACCTGGTGGATGGTCACCTCGTCGCTGAAGCCGGTGGCGGACATCTTCGCCTTCCCGCCGCAGCTGCTGCCGGTCAACCCGCGGCTCGACGCCTACCGGCGGGTGTTCGAGTTGCAGCCCTTCGGGCAGCAGTACGTCAACAGCCTCTACATCGCGCTGGTGGTCACCGTCGGCACCCTGGCCGTGTCGGCGCTGGCCGGGTACGCCTTCGCGCGGATCCGGTTCCGCGGCCAGAACCTGCTGTTCCTGGTCGTCCTCGCGGGCCTGCTCATCCCCAGCGAGGTGACGATCGTGCCGCTGTTCCAGATGTTCTTCAAGCTCGGGCTGATCGACACCCACTGGCCGCTGATCGTGGTGCCGATCTTCGGGGCGCCGAGCGTGCTGGCGACGTTCATCATGCGGCAGTTCTTCATCAGCCTCCCCGACGAACTGGAGGAGGCGGCCCGGGTCGACGGGCTGGGTCGCTTCGCCACCTTCTGGCGGATCGCCCTGCCGCTGTCGCGGCCCGCGCTGGGCGCGGTGGCCATCTTCACCTTCCTGCACAGCTGGAACCTGTACCTGGAGCCGATCGTGTTCCTCTCCTCGCCGGAGAAGTTCACCCTGCCCCAGGCGCTCACCCAGTTCGTCGACGCGTACGGCGGCCCGATGTGGGACGTCCAGCTCGCGGCGGCGTCGATGACCGCGCTGCCGGTGCTGGTGGTGTTCGTCATCGCGCAGAAGCAGTTCGTCGAGGGCCTGGCACACACCGGCCTGAAGGGATGA
- a CDS encoding ABA4-like family protein: MTGTLFTLTFAVAAPFWALMILLPRWSVTARIVRSPLIVAPVLAIYAILVLPALGEVLPAVTSPTLTGIRDLLGTADGAAAAWAHMIAFDLFVGRWAWLDSRERGVPALVMAPVLVLTILLGPLGLAAYLAVRTRWDRPEAARVTEPQRLG; the protein is encoded by the coding sequence ATGACCGGCACGCTGTTCACGCTCACGTTCGCGGTGGCCGCGCCGTTCTGGGCGCTGATGATCCTGCTGCCCCGCTGGTCGGTGACCGCCCGGATCGTCCGGTCACCGCTGATCGTGGCGCCGGTCCTGGCGATCTACGCGATCCTGGTGCTTCCGGCGCTCGGCGAGGTGCTGCCGGCTGTGACGTCCCCGACCCTCACCGGCATTCGCGACCTGCTGGGCACCGCCGACGGCGCGGCGGCGGCCTGGGCACACATGATCGCGTTCGACCTGTTCGTCGGCCGGTGGGCGTGGCTCGACAGCCGGGAACGGGGTGTGCCGGCGCTGGTCATGGCGCCGGTGCTGGTCCTGACGATCCTGCTCGGGCCGCTCGGCCTGGCCGCCTACCTGGCGGTCCGGACGAGATGGGACCGGCCGGAGGCCGCTCGTGTCACCGAGCCGCAGCGCCTAGGCTGA
- a CDS encoding sensor histidine kinase, translating into MGWVARLFDARDTLVRMVLLDLSGIGYLLFGAPVAGAPTAAQWVLAVIAFALALVLHRRPLVNLLIQAALLAVAIRLVDDIMINQVGASWALLELTMRARRPRTIWLAAGLLTAVDMTNSIGDPWRRVLSGVFGLLVEVGVPLLLGLVIRTTRELARQAQERAAAEQRRRESESRAARADERSAIARELHDVVAHHVASMVLRIGVARHVLTDLDPRVGEVFDDVHATGSAALADLRRLVAVLRDPDGVRGDAALTAIEPSAVPAALGAAVDRARQAGVTVEADIDPAVGSLDAVRGLAVLRLSQEALTNVAKHAGPSALARLSVAVVDGAVHWEVSDDGGGWAPATVPSGGGHGVTGMRERVEVLGGRLEAGPTGAGWRVRTVLPTAAPAPPPPAGAPASPAPREREAPAAPRAAEPA; encoded by the coding sequence GTGGGCTGGGTGGCACGGCTGTTCGACGCGCGGGACACCCTCGTGCGGATGGTGCTGCTCGACCTCAGCGGCATCGGATACCTGCTGTTCGGCGCCCCGGTGGCCGGGGCGCCGACGGCCGCCCAGTGGGTCCTCGCGGTGATCGCGTTCGCCCTCGCGCTGGTGTTGCACCGCCGGCCGCTGGTCAACCTGCTGATCCAGGCCGCGCTGCTGGCGGTCGCGATCCGGCTGGTCGACGACATCATGATCAACCAGGTGGGCGCCAGCTGGGCGCTGCTGGAGCTGACCATGCGGGCGCGGCGGCCGCGGACCATCTGGCTGGCGGCCGGGCTGCTGACCGCCGTCGACATGACCAACTCGATCGGCGATCCGTGGCGACGGGTCCTGTCCGGCGTGTTCGGGCTGCTGGTGGAGGTGGGCGTCCCGCTGCTGCTCGGGCTGGTCATCCGGACCACCCGGGAACTCGCCCGGCAGGCGCAGGAGCGGGCGGCGGCGGAGCAGCGCCGGCGCGAGTCGGAGAGCCGCGCCGCCCGCGCCGACGAACGCAGCGCCATCGCCCGGGAACTGCACGACGTGGTCGCCCACCACGTGGCGTCGATGGTGCTGCGGATCGGCGTGGCCCGGCACGTGCTGACCGACCTGGACCCACGGGTGGGTGAGGTGTTCGACGACGTGCACGCCACGGGAAGCGCAGCCCTGGCGGACCTGCGTCGGCTGGTCGCGGTCCTGCGTGACCCCGACGGGGTACGCGGCGACGCGGCGCTGACCGCGATCGAGCCGTCGGCGGTCCCGGCGGCCCTCGGCGCGGCGGTCGACCGGGCCCGGCAGGCCGGTGTCACGGTGGAGGCCGACATCGACCCGGCGGTCGGTTCGCTCGACGCGGTCCGGGGCCTGGCGGTGCTGCGACTCAGCCAGGAGGCGCTGACCAACGTGGCCAAGCACGCCGGCCCGTCCGCGCTGGCCCGCCTGTCGGTGGCGGTGGTCGACGGCGCCGTCCACTGGGAGGTGTCGGACGACGGGGGCGGGTGGGCGCCCGCGACGGTGCCGTCCGGCGGCGGCCACGGCGTCACCGGGATGCGCGAGCGCGTCGAGGTCCTCGGCGGCCGCCTGGAGGCCGGTCCGACGGGCGCGGGCTGGCGGGTGCGTACCGTCCTCCCGACGGCGGCACCCGCTCCCCCGCCCCCTGCCGGCGCGCCCGCTTCGCCCGCCCCGCGGGAGCGCGAGGCGCCCGCCGCGCCGCGCGCGGCGGAGCCGGCATGA
- a CDS encoding response regulator transcription factor → MIRVLLVDDQHLIRAGLRMLCDAQPDIEVVGEADNGRDAVALAARLVPDVVVMDLRMPGVDGITATSRILADRPAIRVLVLTTFGDDDHLYPALTAGACGFLLKDAPPADLLDGVRRAAAGGSPFSQEVLRRLVQRAVHARAEAPRPVEGLTAREQDVLNLVAEGLSNTEIAERLHVGVTTVKTHITSLMTKTGSPNRVRLALYARGA, encoded by the coding sequence ATGATCCGCGTCCTGCTGGTCGACGACCAGCACCTCATCCGCGCGGGCCTGCGCATGCTCTGCGACGCCCAGCCCGACATCGAGGTGGTCGGCGAGGCCGACAACGGCCGCGACGCGGTCGCCCTCGCCGCGCGGCTCGTCCCCGACGTCGTCGTCATGGACCTGCGCATGCCGGGCGTCGACGGCATCACCGCGACCAGTCGCATCCTCGCCGACCGTCCCGCCATCCGGGTGCTGGTGCTGACCACGTTCGGCGACGACGACCACCTGTACCCGGCCCTGACCGCCGGCGCCTGCGGATTCCTGCTCAAGGACGCGCCACCCGCCGACCTGCTGGACGGCGTCCGCCGGGCTGCCGCCGGCGGCAGCCCGTTCAGCCAGGAGGTGCTGCGGCGCCTGGTCCAGCGCGCGGTGCACGCCCGCGCCGAGGCGCCCCGGCCGGTCGAGGGGCTGACCGCCCGCGAGCAGGACGTGCTGAACCTCGTCGCCGAGGGCCTGTCCAACACGGAGATCGCCGAGCGGCTGCACGTCGGCGTCACCACGGTCAAGACCCACATCACCAGCCTGATGACCAAGACGGGCAGCCCCAACCGGGTCCGTCTGGCCCTGTACGCCCGCGGCGCCTGA
- a CDS encoding dolichyl-phosphate-mannose--protein mannosyltransferase: MTQAATPRSPGVVAVNDALPEIVRRRLASVRPRGGRSSWLATAVVVVIAGVLRLVDLDQPAGKIFDELYYATDAHNLLTRGVEWDEKNDTAGYVVHPPLGKWMIALGEWLFGYHAFGWRVSAAVTGTVSVLVLVRVARRMFGSTVLGCAAGLLLALDGMHLVLSRSALLDIFLMFFVLAAFGTLLLDRDARRRRWLRALADGLDPTAHGRAGRPRFAVPWWRLATFVLLGCACAVKWSGVWYVLVFAALMLYWAAQTRRSAGARHPWRDALLGEVGWLVLGAVLVGAVYLASWAGWFVTDDGYLRHWLRDTGQREAPVVGALQNLWHYHQAALTFHTGLEKTHQYQSWPWQWLLLGRPVAFYWWCEGTCGGATATREVLLLGTPLLWWSFIPALGALTWFGIARRDWRAGAIWVGVVAGLLPWFYFAAADNRTMYYFYTAPAEPFLILAVVYVLGAIMTPARAPATTDGAADGDGDRRMIGALVAGAYVLLVAICFAYFHPLYVGTSIPYTEWAARMWLGSRWI; the protein is encoded by the coding sequence GTGACCCAGGCGGCCACCCCGAGATCCCCAGGCGTCGTAGCCGTCAACGACGCGTTGCCGGAGATCGTCCGGCGGCGTCTGGCCTCCGTCCGTCCGCGCGGCGGCCGCTCCTCCTGGCTGGCCACCGCGGTGGTCGTGGTGATCGCCGGCGTCCTGCGCCTGGTCGACCTCGACCAGCCCGCGGGCAAGATCTTCGACGAGCTCTACTACGCCACCGACGCGCACAACCTGCTCACCCGCGGAGTCGAGTGGGACGAGAAGAACGACACCGCGGGATACGTCGTGCACCCGCCGCTCGGGAAGTGGATGATCGCGCTGGGCGAGTGGCTTTTCGGCTACCACGCGTTCGGCTGGCGGGTCTCGGCCGCGGTCACCGGGACGGTGTCGGTGCTCGTCCTCGTCAGGGTTGCCCGGCGGATGTTCGGGTCCACCGTGCTCGGCTGCGCCGCGGGGCTGCTGCTGGCGCTGGACGGCATGCATCTGGTGCTGTCCCGGTCGGCGCTGCTCGACATCTTCCTGATGTTCTTCGTCCTCGCCGCGTTCGGCACGTTGCTCCTCGACCGCGACGCGCGGCGGCGCCGGTGGCTGCGGGCGCTGGCGGACGGGCTCGACCCGACCGCGCACGGCCGCGCGGGGCGACCCCGGTTCGCCGTACCGTGGTGGCGGCTGGCCACCTTCGTCCTGCTCGGCTGCGCGTGCGCGGTCAAGTGGAGCGGCGTGTGGTACGTCCTCGTGTTCGCCGCGCTGATGCTCTACTGGGCGGCCCAGACCCGGCGCTCCGCCGGCGCGCGGCATCCGTGGCGCGACGCGCTGCTCGGCGAGGTCGGCTGGCTGGTGCTCGGCGCGGTCCTCGTCGGCGCGGTCTACTTGGCCAGTTGGGCGGGGTGGTTCGTGACCGACGACGGCTATCTCCGACACTGGCTGCGCGACACCGGCCAGCGGGAGGCGCCGGTCGTCGGCGCGCTGCAGAACCTGTGGCACTACCACCAGGCGGCGCTGACGTTCCACACCGGGCTGGAGAAGACGCACCAGTACCAGTCGTGGCCGTGGCAGTGGCTGCTGCTCGGCCGACCGGTCGCGTTCTACTGGTGGTGCGAGGGAACGTGTGGGGGAGCGACCGCCACCAGGGAGGTCCTGCTGCTCGGCACGCCGCTGCTGTGGTGGTCGTTCATCCCGGCACTGGGCGCGCTGACCTGGTTCGGCATCGCCCGGCGCGACTGGCGGGCGGGCGCGATCTGGGTGGGCGTCGTCGCGGGGCTGCTGCCCTGGTTCTACTTCGCCGCCGCCGACAACCGCACGATGTACTACTTCTACACCGCCCCGGCCGAGCCGTTCCTGATCCTCGCCGTGGTCTACGTGCTCGGCGCGATCATGACGCCGGCCCGAGCGCCCGCCACGACCGACGGGGCCGCGGACGGCGACGGCGACCGCCGCATGATCGGCGCGCTCGTCGCGGGCGCGTACGTGCTGCTGGTCGCGATCTGCTTCGCGTACTTCCACCCGCTCTACGTCGGCACGTCCATCCCGTACACCGAGTGGGCGGCCCGCATGTGGCTGGGCAGCCGCTGGATATAG
- a CDS encoding winged helix-turn-helix domain-containing protein, with amino-acid sequence MAENDECAVPTGHGPTEDVFPLVIAVSPAPAERIRLAERLDGVAPLLLVADLDELRRLIAVPQRRSGAMPAPAVADNTLVIDSARSTARCRGREVGLTQLEYDLLACLTSEPVRVWSYPELHRSVWRDEGRERKADVQSLVKRLRRKLSELGTGVTIDAVRGVGFRLTDHRFPDVSGA; translated from the coding sequence GTGGCGGAGAACGATGAGTGCGCCGTGCCAACCGGGCACGGGCCGACCGAGGACGTGTTCCCGCTGGTGATCGCGGTGTCACCCGCGCCGGCCGAGCGGATCCGGCTCGCCGAGCGCCTCGACGGCGTCGCACCGCTGCTCCTGGTCGCCGACCTCGACGAGCTGCGCCGGCTGATCGCGGTTCCGCAGCGGCGCTCCGGGGCGATGCCGGCGCCCGCGGTGGCCGACAACACCCTGGTCATCGACTCCGCCCGGTCCACCGCCCGCTGCCGGGGCCGCGAGGTCGGCCTCACCCAACTCGAGTACGACCTGCTGGCCTGCCTGACCAGCGAGCCGGTCCGCGTCTGGAGCTACCCGGAGCTGCACCGGTCCGTGTGGCGTGACGAGGGCCGGGAGCGCAAGGCGGACGTGCAGTCGCTGGTGAAGCGGCTGCGGCGCAAGCTCAGCGAACTCGGCACCGGCGTCACCATCGACGCGGTACGCGGTGTCGGATTCCGGCTGACCGACCACCGGTTCCCGGACGTCAGCGGGGCATGA